A stretch of Thermoanaerobaculum aquaticum DNA encodes these proteins:
- a CDS encoding RHS repeat domain-containing protein: MNNEILREVHELSGVWSWRKDYIFAGATHIATVDSSGTKHVHKDHLGSTRVITNASGAKLSEHRYWPFGEEMTATSSPERMRFAGHERDSQTSLDYMHARYYAPFGGRFLSVDPGRDFDPAHPQSWNLYAYVRNNPVSAVDPDGRMAWWAPAAIGGAVGAGFHLARELGSGKPLGEALKGIHRPMIVGVLGGLGKRGALWASLGQFAFSFKDARDKGASIKAAAVEASDRALIVLGFSGAAGKGVETAVSAQYGQGASAATAGIVTGSSLETIVSGVKEVFDDLGPTLEQSSGQLKSKVE; encoded by the coding sequence TTGAACAACGAAATCCTGCGGGAGGTGCATGAGCTTTCCGGGGTGTGGAGCTGGAGGAAGGACTACATCTTTGCCGGAGCCACGCACATTGCGACCGTTGACAGCTCCGGGACCAAGCACGTGCACAAAGACCATTTGGGGAGCACCAGGGTGATCACAAACGCTTCCGGAGCGAAGCTTTCCGAGCACCGGTACTGGCCGTTTGGTGAGGAGATGACCGCCACGTCTTCGCCTGAGCGGATGCGGTTTGCAGGGCATGAGCGGGACAGCCAAACCAGCCTTGATTACATGCACGCCCGCTACTACGCGCCGTTTGGCGGCCGTTTCCTCTCCGTGGACCCCGGCCGGGACTTCGACCCTGCACATCCGCAAAGCTGGAATTTGTACGCGTATGTGAGGAACAACCCGGTCAGCGCGGTGGATCCGGATGGGCGCATGGCCTGGTGGGCACCGGCTGCGATTGGAGGCGCCGTAGGTGCGGGTTTCCACCTTGCCAGGGAGCTCGGCAGCGGGAAGCCGCTGGGTGAGGCTTTGAAGGGGATACATCGTCCCATGATTGTGGGTGTTTTAGGCGGGCTTGGCAAACGCGGAGCGCTTTGGGCTTCCCTGGGGCAGTTTGCCTTTAGCTTTAAGGATGCTCGGGACAAGGGGGCTTCCATCAAAGCTGCGGCTGTCGAGGCAAGCGACAGGGCGCTAATAGTGTTAGGTTTTTCAGGGGCTGCTGGGAAAGGCGTAGAGACGGCGGTTAGTGCTCAGTATGGTCAAGGTGCAAGCGCGGCGACTGCGGGTATTGTCACTGGATCCTCTTTAGAGACGATCGTGAGTGGTGTCAAGGAGGTGTTTGATGATCTTGGGCCCACGTTGGAGCAATCGTCAGGGCAGCTTAAATCCAAAGTTGAGTAA